A stretch of Myceligenerans xiligouense DNA encodes these proteins:
- the paaB gene encoding 1,2-phenylacetyl-CoA epoxidase subunit PaaB — MSDDVRAEWPLYEVFVRGKRGLNHVHVGSLHAPDDAMALRHARDVYTRRNEGVSIWVVRSDAVAASSPDEKDPLFAPSGDKVYRHPTFYSIPENVPHM; from the coding sequence ATGAGCGACGACGTGCGGGCCGAATGGCCCCTGTACGAGGTGTTCGTGCGCGGCAAGCGCGGTCTGAACCATGTCCACGTCGGCTCGCTGCACGCGCCCGACGACGCCATGGCGCTGCGCCATGCCCGTGACGTGTACACCCGCCGCAACGAGGGCGTCTCGATCTGGGTGGTGCGCTCGGACGCCGTCGCCGCGTCCAGCCCCGACGAGAAGGACCCGCTCTTCGCCCCCAGCGGCGACAAGGTCTACCGGCACCCGACGTTCTACTCCATCCCCGAGAACGTCCCCCACATGTAG
- the paaA gene encoding 1,2-phenylacetyl-CoA epoxidase subunit PaaA, producing MTSAVEPGIDTADLEAHFEATIADKDRIEPRDWMPEKYRRTLVRQIAQHAHSEIIGMQPEGNWISRAPSLRRKAILLAKVQDEAGHGLYLYSATETLGVTRDDLTERLISGAQKYSSIFNYPTLSYADVGTIGWLVDGAAICNQVPLCRTSFGPYGRAMIRICKEESFHQRQGYELLMTMMRGTDEQRAMVQESVDRFWWPSLMMFGPPDDASPNTARSMAWGIKTHTNDELRQRFVDMTVPQAEALGVTLPDPELAWNEERQAHDFGEIDWDEFWRVVGGDGPCNTQRVAHRKQAWDDGAWVREAATAFARKQESAVTDDDGAASAPSDLTRASVAREETT from the coding sequence ATGACGTCGGCCGTCGAACCGGGGATCGACACCGCAGACCTCGAAGCGCACTTCGAGGCCACGATCGCGGACAAGGACCGCATCGAGCCGCGGGACTGGATGCCGGAGAAGTACCGCAGGACGCTGGTGCGCCAGATCGCGCAGCACGCCCACTCGGAGATCATCGGGATGCAGCCCGAGGGAAACTGGATCAGCCGCGCCCCCTCGCTGCGCCGCAAGGCGATCCTGCTCGCGAAGGTGCAGGACGAGGCCGGCCACGGGCTCTACCTGTACTCGGCGACGGAGACCCTCGGCGTCACCCGCGACGACCTCACCGAGCGGCTGATCTCCGGCGCGCAGAAGTACTCGTCGATCTTCAACTACCCGACGCTCTCGTACGCCGACGTCGGGACGATCGGCTGGCTCGTCGACGGCGCCGCCATCTGCAACCAGGTGCCGTTGTGCCGCACGTCCTTCGGCCCCTACGGACGCGCGATGATCCGCATCTGCAAGGAGGAGTCGTTCCATCAGCGCCAGGGATACGAGCTGCTGATGACGATGATGCGCGGCACCGACGAGCAGCGCGCCATGGTGCAGGAGTCCGTGGACCGTTTCTGGTGGCCGTCGCTGATGATGTTCGGCCCGCCCGACGACGCCTCCCCGAACACCGCGCGGTCGATGGCGTGGGGCATCAAGACCCACACCAACGACGAGCTGCGCCAGCGGTTCGTCGACATGACCGTCCCGCAGGCGGAGGCGCTCGGCGTGACGCTGCCCGACCCGGAGCTGGCGTGGAACGAGGAACGCCAGGCGCACGACTTCGGCGAGATCGACTGGGACGAGTTCTGGCGGGTGGTGGGCGGCGACGGGCCGTGCAACACGCAGCGCGTCGCGCACCGGAAACAGGCATGGGACGACGGCGCGTGGGTCCGCGAGGCGGCCACGGCGTTCGCCCGGAAGCAGGAGAGCGCCGTGACCGACGACGACGGAGCCGCGAGCGCCCCGAGCGACCTGACGCGGGCGTCCGTGGCGCGGGAGGAGACGACATGA
- a CDS encoding carbohydrate kinase family protein — protein sequence MSTPSTVVVGPASWNTLVRLDELPAPRPHTVFARDSVRTLGGTSAGKALHLADLGAPVALVTAVGDDPEADLVLGALGRAGEHLEILAHRAPGPTEQHLNLMTDAGERVSIYLAVTTEPARPDDEQVAARLAGARDVVLDLGASGAELLGAARAAGAELWTDLHDYDGVSEFHRPFADACSHIFLNDDGTDDYPALMRALLDRGATTVVCTLGAKGAVALTRHGWAECPAEPADVVDTNGAGDAFFAGFLAAHLMGAATGECLRAGARQAVRALGSPHLSPLLD from the coding sequence ATGAGCACACCCAGCACCGTCGTCGTCGGCCCTGCTTCCTGGAACACGCTCGTGCGGCTCGACGAGCTGCCCGCACCCCGGCCGCACACCGTCTTCGCGCGGGACAGCGTCCGGACGCTCGGCGGGACCAGCGCCGGCAAGGCGCTGCACCTCGCGGACCTCGGCGCCCCGGTCGCGCTGGTGACCGCCGTCGGCGACGACCCGGAGGCGGACCTCGTGCTCGGGGCGCTGGGCCGCGCCGGCGAGCACCTGGAGATCCTCGCCCACCGTGCGCCGGGCCCCACGGAGCAGCATCTCAACCTCATGACCGACGCCGGTGAGCGCGTATCGATCTATCTCGCGGTCACCACGGAGCCCGCTCGGCCCGACGACGAGCAGGTCGCCGCGCGCCTCGCGGGCGCCCGCGACGTGGTGCTCGATCTCGGCGCGAGTGGTGCCGAGCTGCTCGGCGCAGCCCGTGCCGCCGGCGCGGAGCTCTGGACCGACCTGCACGACTACGACGGCGTGAGCGAGTTCCACCGCCCGTTCGCCGACGCCTGCTCCCACATCTTCCTCAACGACGACGGCACGGACGATTACCCCGCGCTGATGCGGGCGCTGCTCGACCGTGGCGCCACCACGGTGGTGTGCACCCTCGGGGCGAAGGGCGCCGTGGCGCTGACCCGGCACGGGTGGGCCGAGTGCCCGGCCGAGCCGGCCGACGTCGTCGACACCAACGGGGCCGGGGACGCGTTCTTCGCCGGGTTTCTCGCGGCGCACCTGATGGGCGCGGCGACCGGCGAGTGCCTGCGGGCCGGAGCGCGTCAGGCGGTCCGGGCGCTCGGCTCGCCGCACCTGAGCCCGCTCCTCGACTGA
- a CDS encoding lytic polysaccharide monooxygenase — MTVRARTRGLILAAAMALAAPMGLVAVVSADTAMAPPAAAHGSVTDPPTRNYGCLDRWGDDHLNPEMADVDPMCWGAWNAEPSAMWNWNGLYRENVGGNHEAAVPSGTLCSGGNTEGGRYDYMDTPGEWVAKGVPHNFTLTLTDGANHGADYLRIYVSKPSFDPTTERLGWDDLDLVKQTGSYPTQSPYVTDVDLSGYNGRAVLYTIWQASHLDQPYYLCSDINIGGGDLWPDDPQPDPTDDPTDDPTDDPTDDPTDDPTDDPGTAECTAAVAVTNTWDGGYQADVTVTAGSSAISGWEVTVGGATITQAWNATASGSTLTNVDWNGNLSAGGSTTVGFLGSGSTSGLDATCSAG; from the coding sequence ATGACAGTGCGTGCGCGAACGCGCGGCCTGATCCTGGCCGCCGCCATGGCGCTGGCCGCCCCGATGGGGCTGGTCGCCGTCGTGTCGGCGGACACCGCCATGGCACCGCCGGCGGCGGCCCACGGCAGCGTCACCGACCCACCCACCCGCAACTACGGCTGCCTCGACCGCTGGGGAGACGACCACCTCAACCCCGAGATGGCCGACGTCGACCCGATGTGCTGGGGAGCCTGGAACGCCGAGCCCAGCGCCATGTGGAACTGGAACGGCCTCTACCGCGAGAACGTCGGCGGCAACCACGAGGCAGCCGTGCCCAGCGGCACGCTCTGCTCGGGTGGCAACACCGAGGGCGGCAGGTACGACTACATGGACACCCCGGGCGAGTGGGTCGCGAAGGGCGTGCCGCACAACTTCACGCTGACGCTCACCGACGGCGCCAACCACGGAGCCGACTACCTGCGGATCTACGTGTCGAAGCCCAGCTTCGACCCCACCACCGAGCGCCTCGGCTGGGACGACCTGGACCTGGTCAAGCAGACGGGGTCCTACCCGACCCAGTCCCCGTACGTGACCGACGTGGACCTGTCCGGCTACAACGGCCGCGCGGTGCTGTACACGATCTGGCAGGCGAGCCACCTCGACCAGCCGTACTACCTGTGCTCGGACATCAACATCGGCGGCGGCGACCTGTGGCCCGACGACCCGCAGCCGGACCCGACGGACGACCCGACGGACGACCCGACCGACGACCCGACCGACGACCCGACGGACGACCCGACGGACGACCCGGGCACCGCGGAGTGCACCGCGGCGGTCGCCGTGACCAACACCTGGGACGGCGGCTACCAGGCCGACGTCACCGTCACCGCCGGCAGCTCGGCCATCAGCGGCTGGGAGGTCACGGTGGGCGGCGCCACGATCACCCAGGCGTGGAACGCCACCGCGTCCGGCAGCACCCTCACGAACGTCGACTGGAACGGCAACCTCTCGGCGGGCGGATCGACCACCGTCGGGTTCCTCGGCAGCGGCAGCACGAGCGGGCTCGACGCCACCTGCTCCGCCGGCTGA
- the cysK gene encoding cysteine synthase A, producing MARIYDDATKLIGNTPLVKLNRLTEGLEATVLAKLEFYNPASSVKDRIGVSIIDAAEASGELKEGGTIVEGTSGNTGIALAWVGAARGYKVVLAMPETMSKERRALLRGYGAELVLTPGSEGMKGAVAAAEKIAAERPGAVLARQFANEANPKIHRETTAEEIWADTDGAVDVVVAGIGTGGTITGVGQVLKERKPDVRIVAVEPEESPILNGGDPGPHKIQGIGANFVPEILDTTVYDEVIDVNAATSVEFARRAAREEGLLVGISSGAALSAALEVAKRPENAGKTIVVIIPSFGERYLSTLLFEGLVD from the coding sequence ATGGCCCGCATCTATGACGACGCGACCAAGCTGATCGGGAACACGCCGCTGGTGAAGCTGAACCGCCTCACCGAAGGCCTCGAGGCGACCGTGCTCGCCAAGCTCGAGTTCTACAACCCGGCCAGCTCGGTGAAGGACCGCATCGGCGTGTCGATCATCGACGCCGCCGAGGCCTCCGGGGAGCTCAAGGAGGGCGGCACGATCGTCGAGGGCACCTCGGGCAACACGGGCATCGCCCTCGCCTGGGTGGGTGCCGCCCGCGGTTACAAGGTCGTCCTGGCGATGCCGGAGACCATGTCCAAGGAGCGCCGCGCGCTGCTGCGCGGGTACGGCGCCGAACTGGTCCTCACGCCGGGCTCGGAGGGCATGAAGGGCGCCGTGGCCGCGGCCGAGAAGATCGCCGCCGAACGCCCGGGTGCCGTCCTCGCCCGCCAGTTCGCCAACGAGGCGAACCCCAAGATCCACCGCGAGACCACGGCCGAGGAGATCTGGGCCGACACGGACGGCGCGGTCGACGTCGTCGTGGCCGGTATCGGGACCGGCGGGACCATCACCGGCGTCGGCCAGGTGCTCAAGGAGCGCAAGCCCGACGTGAGGATCGTCGCGGTCGAGCCGGAGGAGTCGCCGATCCTGAACGGTGGCGACCCCGGCCCGCACAAGATCCAGGGCATCGGCGCCAACTTCGTCCCGGAGATCCTGGACACCACGGTGTACGACGAGGTCATCGACGTGAACGCGGCCACGTCCGTCGAGTTCGCCCGCCGCGCGGCCCGCGAGGAGGGCCTGCTGGTCGGCATCTCGTCGGGGGCGGCGCTGTCCGCGGCCCTGGAGGTCGCGAAGCGTCCGGAGAACGCCGGCAAGACGATCGTCGTGATCATCCCCAGCTTCGGCGAGCGCTACCTGTCCACGCTGCTGTTCGAGGGCCTGGTCGACTGA
- the cysE gene encoding serine O-acetyltransferase, whose translation MATSWAPTFLQLLKEDAETARAQDPAATSLSAVVLTYPGVHAVWHYRIAHAMWQRPALRLPARVLSLASRLLTGVEIHPGARIGRRLFIDHGMGVVIGATAEVGDDCLLFHGVTLGGRSMSPGKRHPTLGDRVMVGSGAKVLGPLWVGDDAKIGANAVVTRDVPNGAVAVGIPARNRTPAPVRPSTPVEDPSQLIEYVI comes from the coding sequence ATGGCCACGTCCTGGGCGCCCACCTTTCTCCAGCTCCTCAAGGAGGACGCCGAGACCGCGCGCGCCCAGGACCCGGCCGCGACCTCGCTGAGCGCGGTCGTCCTGACGTATCCGGGTGTGCACGCCGTCTGGCACTACCGCATCGCGCACGCGATGTGGCAGCGACCGGCGCTGCGGCTGCCGGCACGAGTCCTCTCCCTGGCCTCCCGCCTGCTGACAGGGGTGGAGATCCATCCGGGCGCGAGGATCGGGCGGCGGCTGTTCATCGACCACGGCATGGGTGTGGTCATCGGGGCGACGGCGGAGGTGGGCGACGACTGCCTGCTCTTCCACGGTGTCACGCTGGGCGGGCGCTCGATGAGCCCCGGGAAGCGGCACCCGACGCTCGGCGACCGGGTCATGGTCGGGTCGGGCGCGAAGGTGCTCGGGCCGCTGTGGGTCGGGGACGACGCGAAGATCGGTGCCAACGCCGTGGTGACGCGCGATGTGCCGAACGGAGCGGTCGCGGTCGGGATTCCCGCGCGGAACCGGACGCCGGCGCCGGTACGGCCGTCGACCCCGGTCGAGGACCCCTCGCAGCTCATCGAGTACGTGATCTGA
- a CDS encoding CopG family transcriptional regulator → MAEKMGKYSITMPKDVAEAARQYAGSSGLSAFIASTMEEKIQGLRLDEFLNEYEAEHGEFTDEELAAADREIDQAYEAMLSRRAQRAAEIRGEG, encoded by the coding sequence ATGGCCGAGAAGATGGGCAAGTACTCGATCACGATGCCGAAGGACGTCGCCGAGGCCGCGCGCCAGTATGCGGGCAGCTCCGGACTGTCAGCCTTCATCGCAAGCACGATGGAGGAGAAGATCCAGGGCCTCCGCCTCGACGAGTTCCTCAACGAGTACGAGGCCGAGCACGGCGAGTTCACGGACGAGGAACTGGCCGCCGCGGATCGAGAGATCGACCAGGCTTACGAGGCCATGCTCAGCCGCCGAGCCCAGCGCGCCGCCGAGATCAGGGGTGAGGGATGA
- a CDS encoding type II toxin-antitoxin system VapC family toxin translates to MRRRGTREADFGALVLDSEGLSGIVAGNRTVLSKLKRARMLGLPVLTSSMTLVEASHPRGRREAFAWAYSRATVRPVTEEIAKRAMDLLAEARMHGHTHAIDAVLCATALDSPKPPLILTSDPDDLAALVGDRAAVLKV, encoded by the coding sequence ATGAGACGCCGCGGGACACGCGAGGCGGACTTCGGCGCGCTCGTCCTCGACAGTGAAGGGCTCAGCGGAATTGTCGCAGGAAACCGCACGGTACTCAGCAAACTGAAGCGAGCACGCATGCTCGGGCTCCCGGTACTGACGAGCAGCATGACGCTGGTCGAAGCGAGCCACCCGAGAGGACGGCGCGAAGCCTTCGCCTGGGCGTACTCACGGGCGACTGTCAGGCCTGTCACCGAAGAAATCGCCAAGCGAGCCATGGATCTGCTCGCCGAGGCGAGGATGCACGGGCATACCCATGCGATCGACGCAGTGCTGTGTGCCACTGCGCTCGACTCCCCGAAGCCGCCGCTCATCCTCACATCGGACCCGGACGACCTCGCGGCGCTGGTCGGCGACAGGGCGGCCGTTCTGAAGGTCTGA
- a CDS encoding MFS transporter codes for MTSSPSRGALGFWSELPRDGRWLLSTVVVNTFGRGLTLPFTIIYLHEVRGFSLDLAGTLMGLIAVAGLIVTGPAGVLIDRFGARSTLLAGMACAIAGQTILAFATVPWAAGVGLALFGAQFGVAWPANNALISTVVHGDLRQRYFGVNFALVNLGIGVGGVFGGLLVDVERPVTFVVAFLVNAATFAAPVAVLLGPLRHLRPRDEGAVTSGASGAGERGAGASGVAGRAGANGAATGYLAILRRPEVAWLTALAALAAFAGYGQLESGFPAYARQVAEVSTRAVGFAFVVNTAVIVLLQFWVMERARGHRRTRVLALFGLIWSGSWLVLGVSGLMPGTAGSVAVVLGFMGVFAVGEALLQSALPALTNDLAPDHLRGRYNALSSAAFQVGTIAGPVTAGVLLDRGHPALFIGMLAAVCAGITVTAFVLGRRVSPDVDGVRGADGAPRADGTAHVRSGEVAST; via the coding sequence GTGACATCTTCTCCGTCCCGCGGTGCCCTCGGCTTCTGGTCCGAGCTCCCCCGCGACGGTCGCTGGCTGTTGTCCACCGTGGTGGTCAATACCTTCGGCCGCGGCCTCACGCTCCCGTTCACGATCATCTACCTGCACGAGGTCCGCGGGTTCTCGCTCGACCTGGCCGGCACGCTCATGGGGCTGATCGCGGTCGCCGGGCTGATCGTGACCGGGCCCGCCGGCGTGCTGATCGACCGTTTCGGTGCGCGCAGCACGCTGCTGGCCGGGATGGCCTGCGCGATCGCCGGGCAGACGATCCTCGCCTTCGCGACCGTGCCCTGGGCCGCGGGTGTGGGGCTCGCCCTGTTCGGTGCCCAGTTCGGTGTCGCCTGGCCGGCGAACAACGCGCTGATCTCGACCGTCGTCCACGGCGACCTGCGGCAACGGTACTTCGGGGTGAACTTCGCGCTGGTCAACCTCGGTATCGGGGTGGGCGGTGTGTTCGGGGGCCTGCTGGTCGACGTCGAACGCCCGGTGACCTTCGTCGTCGCCTTCCTGGTGAACGCGGCGACGTTCGCCGCCCCGGTGGCCGTGCTTCTCGGGCCGCTGCGGCATCTCCGTCCCCGGGACGAGGGGGCCGTGACCTCCGGGGCGAGCGGCGCGGGGGAGAGGGGCGCCGGGGCGAGCGGCGTCGCCGGGCGTGCCGGTGCGAACGGAGCCGCGACCGGCTACCTCGCGATCCTGCGACGGCCCGAGGTCGCCTGGTTGACGGCACTGGCCGCACTCGCGGCGTTCGCCGGGTACGGGCAGTTGGAGAGCGGGTTCCCGGCGTACGCGCGGCAGGTCGCGGAGGTCTCCACGCGGGCGGTGGGTTTCGCGTTCGTGGTGAACACCGCGGTGATCGTGCTGCTGCAGTTCTGGGTGATGGAGCGTGCGCGGGGACACCGCCGGACCCGCGTGCTCGCACTCTTCGGGCTGATCTGGTCGGGGTCGTGGCTGGTGCTCGGCGTCTCCGGCCTGATGCCGGGCACGGCGGGAAGCGTTGCCGTCGTGCTGGGCTTCATGGGCGTGTTCGCGGTCGGGGAGGCCCTGCTGCAGTCCGCGCTGCCGGCCCTGACCAACGATCTGGCGCCCGACCACCTGCGCGGCCGCTACAACGCCCTCAGCTCGGCGGCTTTCCAGGTGGGCACCATCGCCGGCCCGGTCACCGCCGGCGTGCTGCTGGATCGCGGGCATCCCGCGCTGTTCATCGGGATGCTGGCCGCGGTCTGCGCCGGGATCACGGTGACGGCGTTCGTCCTCGGCCGCCGGGTCTCGCCCGACGTGGACGGGGTGCGCGGAGCCGACGGCGCCCCGCGCGCCGACGGTACGGCGCACGTGCGGTCGGGAGAGGTCGCGTCGACGTGA
- a CDS encoding MmcQ/YjbR family DNA-binding protein: MPTFDDVARLVAGFPETAEGTRFRGRTWFVAGKAFAWERPFSKADVKRFGGEPVPAGPILAVSVEDLGEKEAVLGEGRPGFFTIPHFDGYPAVLVQLDVVSGTHLAEAVEDAWFTKAPDGLAARRRPV; the protein is encoded by the coding sequence ATGCCTACCTTCGACGACGTCGCCCGGCTCGTCGCAGGGTTTCCCGAGACCGCCGAGGGGACCCGCTTCCGCGGCCGGACCTGGTTCGTCGCGGGGAAGGCGTTCGCGTGGGAGCGGCCGTTCTCGAAGGCCGACGTCAAGCGGTTCGGGGGCGAGCCCGTCCCCGCCGGGCCGATCCTCGCGGTGAGCGTCGAGGACCTGGGGGAGAAGGAAGCCGTGCTGGGCGAGGGGAGGCCGGGTTTCTTCACCATCCCGCACTTCGACGGTTACCCCGCCGTGCTCGTCCAGCTCGATGTGGTGTCCGGCACACACCTGGCCGAAGCCGTCGAGGACGCATGGTTCACCAAGGCCCCCGACGGCCTGGCGGCGCGCCGCCGCCCGGTGTGA
- a CDS encoding LLM class F420-dependent oxidoreductase → MRIGIQTGYWSRKPPKGIQQAILAGDKLGLDSVWTAEAYGSDAFTPLAWWGSRTRNVRLGTGIAQMAARTPTATAMHAMTLDHLSHGRFVLGLGASGPQVVEGWYGQPYQRPLARTREFVEIVREVIARERPVSYDGAFYRLPLPDDVPGATGLGKALKPTVHPFRPEIPIVLAAQGPKNIALAAEIADGWMGSFYAPRLDGEFRELLDAGFAKRREERSPAGAFEAIATVPVFVRDDVEAAADLIRPYVALYAGGMGAKGANFHKQSLDRMGYKEAMDEVQDLYLAGRKEDAARAVPTELVDEVALIGPAKRIKQRFAAWEETLLTTMLIQGDPSSVLTVLSIAQEHAAHSAGTTAGARRAARTRSLAGRALARLAPSKVPGGR, encoded by the coding sequence ATGCGTATCGGCATCCAGACCGGCTACTGGTCGCGCAAGCCCCCGAAGGGCATCCAGCAGGCCATCCTGGCCGGAGACAAGCTGGGCCTCGACTCGGTCTGGACCGCGGAGGCCTATGGCTCCGACGCGTTCACACCGCTGGCCTGGTGGGGTTCACGCACCAGGAACGTCCGGCTCGGCACGGGAATCGCCCAGATGGCCGCGCGCACACCCACGGCCACCGCGATGCACGCCATGACCCTGGACCACCTGTCGCACGGGCGTTTCGTACTGGGGCTCGGCGCCTCCGGCCCGCAGGTGGTCGAAGGCTGGTACGGGCAGCCCTACCAGCGGCCGCTCGCCCGCACCCGCGAGTTCGTCGAGATCGTGCGGGAAGTCATCGCCCGCGAGCGCCCGGTCTCGTACGACGGCGCGTTCTACCGTTTGCCGCTGCCGGACGACGTGCCCGGCGCCACCGGTCTGGGCAAGGCGCTCAAGCCCACCGTGCACCCGTTCCGGCCCGAGATCCCGATCGTGCTCGCGGCGCAGGGGCCGAAGAACATCGCGCTCGCGGCGGAGATCGCCGACGGCTGGATGGGTTCGTTCTACGCGCCGCGCCTGGACGGGGAGTTCCGGGAGCTGCTGGACGCCGGGTTCGCCAAGCGCCGTGAGGAGCGCTCGCCCGCCGGCGCGTTCGAGGCGATCGCGACGGTCCCGGTGTTCGTGCGCGACGACGTCGAGGCGGCTGCCGACCTGATCCGCCCGTACGTGGCGCTGTACGCGGGCGGCATGGGTGCCAAGGGCGCGAACTTCCACAAGCAGTCGCTGGACCGGATGGGGTACAAGGAGGCGATGGACGAGGTCCAGGACCTCTACCTCGCGGGCCGCAAGGAGGACGCCGCGCGCGCGGTGCCGACGGAGCTCGTGGACGAGGTGGCGCTGATCGGCCCGGCGAAGCGGATCAAGCAACGGTTCGCGGCCTGGGAGGAGACGCTCCTGACGACGATGCTCATCCAGGGAGACCCGTCGTCGGTGCTCACGGTCCTGTCGATCGCGCAGGAACACGCCGCCCACTCGGCGGGGACGACGGCGGGGGCCCGCCGGGCCGCGCGCACCCGCTCGCTGGCCGGCCGCGCCCTGGCGAGGCTGGCGCCGTCCAAGGTCCCGGGCGGGCGCTGA
- a CDS encoding GNAT family N-acetyltransferase: protein MHTSALPDVPLPDGYRFRSLTEADLRAAVDLDFWAFPSGTSLDEAVRHPFPLGWDRTVGIEAAGFDGLAALHGSYPFQEFGVPGGTLPTGGLTWVGVHPQHRRRGLLTAMIDFHLARCRRRGEPLSALFAAEAPIYGRFGYGKAADDIRLTIARGAALHDVPGADEHTVHIAHASREQHGDLVERLHRAAGARPAGVAGINRPGWCERETEQLQAHFWDDPPAHRDGRESRRIAVVEHAGEPRGYALFRRKLDWEVFGPRGTAAVSEVVALDAAAARALWGVLADFDLTVETSTFLLPVDDAVTRLLVNPRAAQPRVVDNLWVRLVDVGAALAGRQYAADVDVTLAVRDARLPENTGTYRLRARAFGEATCDRVTGGADLSLDVRELGAAYLGGTSLVSLAAAGLVTEHTAGTLAHAAAAFGWPVAPMSSWVW, encoded by the coding sequence ATGCACACTTCCGCTCTCCCGGATGTCCCGCTACCGGACGGTTACCGGTTCCGCTCGCTCACCGAGGCGGATCTGCGCGCCGCCGTCGACCTCGACTTCTGGGCGTTCCCCTCGGGCACCTCGCTCGACGAGGCGGTCCGCCACCCCTTCCCGCTCGGCTGGGACCGCACGGTCGGTATCGAGGCGGCCGGCTTCGACGGGCTCGCCGCACTGCACGGCTCCTATCCGTTCCAGGAGTTCGGCGTTCCGGGCGGCACCCTCCCGACCGGCGGCCTGACCTGGGTCGGAGTGCATCCGCAGCATCGCCGCCGCGGGCTCCTCACCGCCATGATCGACTTCCATCTCGCGCGCTGCCGCCGGCGTGGGGAGCCGCTGTCCGCCCTGTTCGCCGCCGAGGCCCCGATCTACGGACGCTTCGGCTACGGGAAGGCCGCCGACGACATCCGCCTCACCATCGCCCGGGGCGCCGCCCTCCACGACGTGCCGGGCGCGGACGAGCACACCGTGCACATCGCGCACGCGTCCCGTGAGCAGCACGGAGACCTGGTCGAACGCCTTCACCGCGCGGCAGGAGCACGTCCCGCGGGTGTCGCCGGGATCAATCGCCCCGGCTGGTGCGAACGCGAGACCGAACAGTTGCAGGCGCACTTCTGGGACGACCCGCCCGCGCACCGCGACGGCCGCGAGTCCCGCCGCATCGCGGTCGTGGAGCACGCCGGCGAGCCACGCGGCTACGCCCTGTTCCGGCGGAAGCTGGACTGGGAGGTCTTCGGTCCACGTGGCACGGCCGCGGTCTCCGAGGTCGTGGCCCTCGACGCCGCCGCCGCACGCGCCTTGTGGGGTGTTCTGGCCGACTTCGACCTCACCGTCGAGACCTCCACGTTCCTGCTCCCGGTCGACGACGCCGTCACGCGTCTCCTGGTCAACCCCCGCGCGGCACAGCCTCGCGTGGTGGACAACCTGTGGGTACGGCTGGTCGACGTCGGCGCGGCGCTCGCGGGGCGGCAGTACGCCGCGGACGTCGACGTGACCCTCGCGGTTCGCGATGCCCGGCTCCCCGAGAACACCGGGACCTACCGGCTCCGGGCGCGGGCTTTCGGCGAGGCGACGTGTGACCGTGTCACGGGTGGCGCCGACCTGTCCCTCGACGTGCGCGAGCTCGGCGCGGCCTATCTGGGCGGAACGTCGCTGGTCTCGCTCGCCGCCGCCGGTCTGGTCACGGAGCACACCGCGGGCACCTTGGCGCACGCGGCAGCAGCCTTCGGATGGCCGGTCGCGCCGATGAGCAGCTGGGTCTGGTGA
- a CDS encoding MGMT family protein has protein sequence MRGRQGDGAPAEEPAGAVPLTGAEEYAAAVLALVRRIPHARAMTYGLIAEIVAEDLGRGGPRQVGNVMAESGDRYRHLVPEDAVVVGPAQDDFTVPWWRVVNAAGSPPARHLTAALDALRAEGCPLTRDGRRVDLRRAIWFPEPDAAG, from the coding sequence ATGCGGGGGAGGCAGGGCGACGGGGCGCCGGCGGAGGAGCCGGCGGGCGCCGTACCGCTGACCGGTGCCGAGGAGTACGCGGCCGCGGTGCTCGCGCTCGTGCGGCGGATACCCCACGCCCGTGCCATGACGTACGGCCTGATCGCGGAGATCGTCGCCGAGGACCTCGGGCGCGGCGGTCCACGGCAGGTGGGAAACGTCATGGCGGAGTCCGGGGACCGCTACCGGCACCTGGTACCCGAGGACGCCGTCGTCGTCGGGCCGGCCCAGGACGACTTCACCGTGCCCTGGTGGCGCGTCGTCAACGCGGCGGGCTCTCCGCCGGCCCGGCACCTGACCGCGGCGCTCGACGCACTGCGCGCGGAGGGATGCCCGCTCACTCGTGACGGTCGCCGTGTCGACCTGAGACGCGCGATCTGGTTCCCTGAGCCGGACGCCGCGGGTTGA